One genomic window of Arachis hypogaea cultivar Tifrunner chromosome 8, arahy.Tifrunner.gnm2.J5K5, whole genome shotgun sequence includes the following:
- the LOC112706247 gene encoding kinesin-like protein KIN-4C isoform X1 produces MKRANRRSKQSSPIDDASASAEKEKQMYEERIRELERENKAYQMEIAELKQKQGNYSAATNGVEKLKKHYLQKLNLLEEQVTELQSKLASRSQFSTQRKRVDESSRQFQFEIQSLKAQKVQLQCKMKLDSVQFRICKAMLEKEILQLKKERRTYDIKVQNLLASNDRLKMVLQRKTEAAFTATNRLREMIEARKVISNRSAGARKRNSQAIHAAEHELEVTTRLHKLCSQYESQIEKMAVEIGRLKEEIEMQRNENLRSEFQVEETDSFEKEVDIQDLKEQMNGLGCLLRELKLQKEMLDSKDKKQQVLDQPLFTDQSNRKLLMKMETPETNSSSDSNANGERTDEGVCCTCSKRSLCKTTKCKCRSIGGSCGPSCGCKLFKCTNRESNQIEEETEAIISESTECNMKMNNSAVFEHGNIIASECAKLLQSALVQKPASYRDNPGPIKKPLSDIQNSLGQLDNQKQGKKKTVRKPIIQLVTNNPMSTSPENISSSSTEQSNSIQSNELATSVGDAPVARPSRNPPRHAKSVVGKENYLT; encoded by the exons ATGAAACGGGCGAATCGCAGATCGAAGCAGTCAAGCCCAATCGACGATGCTTCAGCTTCCGCCGAGAAGGAAAAGCAAATGTACGAGGAGAGGATCCGCGAGCTCGAGCGAGAGAATAAAGCGTATCAG ATGGAAATTGCGGAACTGAAGCAGAAACAGGGAAATTATTCAGCTGCGACGAATGGAGTTGAGAAGCTTAAGAAGCATTATCTTCAAAAGCTGAACCTACTTGAAGAGCAG GTAACTGAGTTGCAGAGTAAGTTAGCTTCTCGGTCTCAATTTTCAACTCAAAGGAAAAGAGTGGATGAGTCAAGTAGGCAGTTCCAATTTGAGATTCAAAGTTTAAAGGCTCAGAAG GTTCAACTGCAATGTAAGATGAAGCTAGACTCTGTGCAATTTAGAATATGCAAAGCTATGCTAGAAAAAGAAATTTTGCAG CTTAAGAAAGAGAGGAGAACATATGATATCAAGGTTCAAAATTTGCTGGCTTCAAATGACAGACTTAAAATG GTGTTGCAACGGAAGACAGAAGCTGCTTTTACTGCTACCAATCGTCTAAGAGAAATGATTGAAGCTCGGAAAGTTATATCAAATAGATCAGCTG GTGCTAGAAAGAGGAATAGTCAAGCAATTCAT GCTGCTGAGCATGAACTTGAAGTTACAACTAGGTTACACAAGTTATGTTCTCAGTACGAATCCCAAATCGAAAA AATGGCTGTAGAAATTGGAAGGCTGAAAGAGGAAATCGAGATGCAAAGAAATGAAAATTTAAG GTCTGAATTCCAGGTTGAAGAGACTGACAGCTTTGAGAAAGAGGTTGATATCCaagatttaaaggaacaaatgaATGGTCTTGGTTGTCTGCTCAGAGAATTAAAATTGCAGAAGGAGATGCTTGATTCCAAGGATAAAAAGCAG CAGGTTCTAGATCAGCCTCTTTTCACTGATCAGAGCAACCGAAAGCTACTGATGAAAATGGAAACCCCGGAAACAAATAGTTCAAGTGACAGTAATGCCAACGGGGAGAGAACAGATGAAGGAGTTTGCTGCACGTGCAGCAAGAGATCCCTATGCAAGACTACAAAATGCAAATGTCGATCCATCGGTGGTAGCTGCGGACCATCATGCGGCTGCAAACTTTTCAAGTGTACAAATAGGGAATCGAAccaaatagaagaagaaactgAAGCAATAATATCAGAAAGCACGGAGTGCAACATGAAAATGAATAATTCAGCTGTGTTTGAGCATGGAAACATAATTGCTTCTGAATGCGCTAAATTGCTTCAGAGTGCACTTGTTCAAAAACCTGCTAGCTACAGAGACAACCCAGGACCAATAAAGAAGCCATTATCTGACATTCAAAACTCGCTG GGCCAATTGGACAATCAAAAACAAGGCAAGAAAAAGACTGTGCGGAAGCCCATAATTCAGTTGGTTACCAACAATCCAATGTCCACGTCCCCAGAAAATATAAGCAGCAGCAGCACTGAACAGAGTAATTCTATTCAGTCCAATGAATTGGCAACATCAGTTGGAGATGCACCTGTTGCCCGTCCTTCAAGAAATCCACCACGGCACGCCAAATCTGTGGTCGGGAAAGAGAACTACCTCACTTAA
- the LOC112706248 gene encoding argininosuccinate lyase, chloroplastic, producing MHSSKALFSPSSSSTFLFSFSSTPQPLSRAFSHAPKPQQLRMEPLRAASQSNKEAKLWGGRFEESVTEAVESFTESISFDKLLSKYDIMGSKAHAQMLAQQSLISAKERDEIVKGLEDIERRIASGEFQWRTDREDVHMNIEAALIEMIGEPAKKLHTARSRNDQVLTDFRLWCRDAIDGIMGSMKRLQVSLITLALKNEGLIVPGYTHLQRAQPVLLQHLLLAYVEQIDRDIGRLVDCRARMNFCPLGACALAGTGLPIDRFMTSETLGFTAPLRNSIDAVSDRDFVMEFLSANAITAVHLSRLGEEWVLWASEEFGFITPSDSVSTGSSIMPQKKNPDPMELVRGKSARVIGDLVTLLTLCKGLPHAYNRDLQEDKEPVFDSVKTILGMLEVSAEFALNITFNQDRIQKALPAGHLDATTLADYLVNKGVPFRTSHDIVGRAVALCTSKNCQLLDLSLDELRSINPVFDEHVYEYLGVENAINKFSSYGSTGSACVASQLDYWTKKLEIK from the exons ATGCATTCCTCAAAAGCATTGTTCTCTCCATCCTCCTCCTCCaccttcctcttctccttctcctccacgCCCCAACCACTGTCACGCGCCTTCTCTCACGCGCCGAAACCACAGCAGCTCAGAATGGAGCCTCTCCGCGCGGCGTCTCAGAGCAACAAAGAGGCTAAGCTGTGGGGTGGACGCTTCGAAGAGAGCGTCACGGAGGCCGTTGAGAGCTTCACTGAGTCGATCTCCTTCGACAAGCTTCTCTCTAAGTACGACATTATGGGAAGCAAAGCTCACGCTCAAATGCTCGCTCAACAG AGTTTGATTAGCGCGAAAGAAAGGGATGAGATTGTCAAAGGTCTTGAAGACATTGAGAGGCGCATTGCTAGTGGGGAGTTTCAGTGGAGGACGGACAGAGAGGACGTGCACATGAACATTGAGGCCGCGTTGATCGAGATGATTGGCGAGCCTGCGAAGAAGCTACACACTGCTCGGAGCAGGAACGATCAGGTCTTGACTGACTTCAGGCTGTGGTGTCGCGATGCCATTGATGGGATCATGGGGAGCATGAAGCGGCTTCAGGTGTCTCTGATTACCTTGGCTTTGAAGAATGAGGGCCTCATTGTCCCTGGTTACACACACTTGCAGCGTGCGCAGCCTGTTTTGCTGCAGCATCTTCTGCTGGCGTATGTTGAACAG ATTGACCGTGATATTGGTCGTCTTGTGGATTGTAGAGCTAGGATGAATTTCTGCCCCTTAGGTGCCTGTGCATTAGCCGGCACGGGGCTCCCGATTGACCGCTTCATGACTTCGGAGACCTTAGGATTTACTGCTCCCCTGAGGAATAG TATTGATGCAGTTTCTGACCGAGATTTTGTGATGGAGTTCCTTTCTGCTAATGCCATCACAGCAGTGCATCTTTCTCGGCTTGGTGAAGAATGGGTGTTGTGGGCTTCTGAGGAGTTTGGATTTATCACTCCAAGTGACTCTGTCTCTACAGGGAGTAGTATAATGCCTCAGAAAAAGAATCCAGACCCCATGGAGCTAGTCCGTGGAAAGTCTGCTAGGGTCATAGGAGATTTGGTTACTTTGCTTACATTATGCAAAGGGCTCCCTCATGCATACAATCGTGATTTGCAG GAAGACAAAGAACCAGTATTTGACAGTGTTAAAACTATTTTGGGGATGCTTGAGGTGTCAGCGGAGTTTGCACTGAACATCACCTTCAATCAGGACAGAATACAAAAGGCTTTACCTGCTGGTCATCTTGATGCAACAACACTTGCCGATTACCTTGTTAACAAG GGAGTGCCATTTAGGACCTCTCATGATATTGTTGGAAGAGCTGTTGCCTTGTGTACATCGAAGAACTGCCAACTATTGGACCTGAGTCTAGATGAGCTGAGAAGTATCAATCCAGTCTTTGATGAGCACGTTTATGAATATCTTGGAGTGGAAAATGCAATCAACAAGTTCAGCTCCTACGGTTCCACTGGGTCAGCTTGCGTTGCCAGCCAACTTGATTACTGGACCAAAAAGCTTGAAATCAAATGA
- the LOC112706247 gene encoding kinesin-like protein KIN-4C isoform X2: MKRANRRSKQSSPIDDASASAEKEKQMYEERIRELERENKAYQMEIAELKQKQGNYSAATNGVEKLKKHYLQKLNLLEEQVTELQSKLASRSQFSTQRKRVDESSRQFQFEIQSLKAQKVQLQCKMKLDSVQFRICKAMLEKEILQLKKERRTYDIKVQNLLASNDRLKMVLQRKTEAAFTATNRLREMIEARKVISNRSAGARKRNSQAIHAAEHELEVTTRLHKLCSQYESQIEKMAVEIGRLKEEIEMQRNENLRSEFQVEETDSFEKEVDIQDLKEQMNGLGCLLRELKLQKEMLDSKDKKQVLDQPLFTDQSNRKLLMKMETPETNSSSDSNANGERTDEGVCCTCSKRSLCKTTKCKCRSIGGSCGPSCGCKLFKCTNRESNQIEEETEAIISESTECNMKMNNSAVFEHGNIIASECAKLLQSALVQKPASYRDNPGPIKKPLSDIQNSLGQLDNQKQGKKKTVRKPIIQLVTNNPMSTSPENISSSSTEQSNSIQSNELATSVGDAPVARPSRNPPRHAKSVVGKENYLT; the protein is encoded by the exons ATGAAACGGGCGAATCGCAGATCGAAGCAGTCAAGCCCAATCGACGATGCTTCAGCTTCCGCCGAGAAGGAAAAGCAAATGTACGAGGAGAGGATCCGCGAGCTCGAGCGAGAGAATAAAGCGTATCAG ATGGAAATTGCGGAACTGAAGCAGAAACAGGGAAATTATTCAGCTGCGACGAATGGAGTTGAGAAGCTTAAGAAGCATTATCTTCAAAAGCTGAACCTACTTGAAGAGCAG GTAACTGAGTTGCAGAGTAAGTTAGCTTCTCGGTCTCAATTTTCAACTCAAAGGAAAAGAGTGGATGAGTCAAGTAGGCAGTTCCAATTTGAGATTCAAAGTTTAAAGGCTCAGAAG GTTCAACTGCAATGTAAGATGAAGCTAGACTCTGTGCAATTTAGAATATGCAAAGCTATGCTAGAAAAAGAAATTTTGCAG CTTAAGAAAGAGAGGAGAACATATGATATCAAGGTTCAAAATTTGCTGGCTTCAAATGACAGACTTAAAATG GTGTTGCAACGGAAGACAGAAGCTGCTTTTACTGCTACCAATCGTCTAAGAGAAATGATTGAAGCTCGGAAAGTTATATCAAATAGATCAGCTG GTGCTAGAAAGAGGAATAGTCAAGCAATTCAT GCTGCTGAGCATGAACTTGAAGTTACAACTAGGTTACACAAGTTATGTTCTCAGTACGAATCCCAAATCGAAAA AATGGCTGTAGAAATTGGAAGGCTGAAAGAGGAAATCGAGATGCAAAGAAATGAAAATTTAAG GTCTGAATTCCAGGTTGAAGAGACTGACAGCTTTGAGAAAGAGGTTGATATCCaagatttaaaggaacaaatgaATGGTCTTGGTTGTCTGCTCAGAGAATTAAAATTGCAGAAGGAGATGCTTGATTCCAAGGATAAAAAGCAG GTTCTAGATCAGCCTCTTTTCACTGATCAGAGCAACCGAAAGCTACTGATGAAAATGGAAACCCCGGAAACAAATAGTTCAAGTGACAGTAATGCCAACGGGGAGAGAACAGATGAAGGAGTTTGCTGCACGTGCAGCAAGAGATCCCTATGCAAGACTACAAAATGCAAATGTCGATCCATCGGTGGTAGCTGCGGACCATCATGCGGCTGCAAACTTTTCAAGTGTACAAATAGGGAATCGAAccaaatagaagaagaaactgAAGCAATAATATCAGAAAGCACGGAGTGCAACATGAAAATGAATAATTCAGCTGTGTTTGAGCATGGAAACATAATTGCTTCTGAATGCGCTAAATTGCTTCAGAGTGCACTTGTTCAAAAACCTGCTAGCTACAGAGACAACCCAGGACCAATAAAGAAGCCATTATCTGACATTCAAAACTCGCTG GGCCAATTGGACAATCAAAAACAAGGCAAGAAAAAGACTGTGCGGAAGCCCATAATTCAGTTGGTTACCAACAATCCAATGTCCACGTCCCCAGAAAATATAAGCAGCAGCAGCACTGAACAGAGTAATTCTATTCAGTCCAATGAATTGGCAACATCAGTTGGAGATGCACCTGTTGCCCGTCCTTCAAGAAATCCACCACGGCACGCCAAATCTGTGGTCGGGAAAGAGAACTACCTCACTTAA